A genomic region of Aeropyrum pernix K1 contains the following coding sequences:
- a CDS encoding digeranylgeranylglycerophospholipid reductase — MEYKYDVVIVGLGPAGSSLAYLLKDTGLKVAGLDIADFNRVWGKPCGDAIGKGHFLETGLPLPKGEAMMQVVNAVDIYSPSEEVKIRLSEPEGGFMIDRNKYGLQLLEEAQKSGVDVYLKTHALSPIIENGRLVGVYAKRHGEDGDVNVKFYSKIIVDATGSGGAIKRKLPSSWPVVEPLKPTDSAVAYRKIVELDYDIEEPDVIRIYINADIAPGGYWWLFPKGRRIANIGIGVQRGRGYPHPRHLYEKYLDKRPDTGRVVRLLNEAGALLPTRRPANTIVWDNFVSIGDNAYTVNPVHGGGMGYAMTAAMYAARGIEKAFEKGDYSVETLWDINLGYMRSTGAKQAGLDILRIYLQTLTNEEVEWAMRNGLANVDNLVEASTQGEIKRLNLTLLEKAKVLARLLGRPTKLMELLTVAEYMSKVKKLYYEYPERPDGLPRWVDRVETLYREYKARLGIDW, encoded by the coding sequence GTGGAGTATAAGTATGATGTCGTTATCGTGGGCTTAGGTCCTGCAGGCTCCTCTCTAGCATACCTCCTTAAGGATACGGGGCTTAAAGTGGCCGGATTAGACATCGCAGATTTTAACAGGGTCTGGGGTAAGCCGTGTGGAGACGCTATAGGCAAAGGCCACTTCCTAGAAACCGGTCTGCCGCTTCCGAAGGGCGAGGCTATGATGCAGGTTGTAAACGCGGTTGACATTTATAGCCCCTCCGAGGAAGTCAAAATAAGGCTTTCCGAGCCTGAAGGAGGCTTCATGATAGATAGGAACAAGTATGGGCTACAGCTTCTAGAGGAGGCGCAGAAGTCTGGAGTCGACGTCTATCTCAAGACACACGCCCTATCGCCCATTATCGAGAACGGCAGGCTTGTAGGCGTGTATGCAAAGAGGCATGGCGAAGATGGGGATGTAAACGTAAAATTCTACTCGAAGATAATTGTGGACGCCACTGGCAGTGGAGGAGCAATAAAGAGGAAGCTTCCGAGCAGCTGGCCTGTTGTAGAGCCACTTAAACCCACAGACAGCGCCGTGGCGTATAGAAAGATAGTGGAGCTTGATTATGATATAGAGGAGCCGGATGTTATAAGGATTTATATAAATGCTGATATAGCGCCGGGCGGCTATTGGTGGCTCTTCCCCAAGGGGAGGAGAATAGCAAATATAGGAATAGGCGTTCAGAGGGGTAGGGGATACCCGCATCCGAGGCATCTCTACGAAAAATACCTAGACAAAAGGCCTGACACAGGCAGAGTTGTTAGGCTTCTAAACGAGGCTGGAGCCCTCCTACCCACCCGCAGACCAGCAAACACCATAGTATGGGACAACTTCGTCAGCATAGGTGACAACGCATATACAGTAAACCCCGTCCACGGGGGCGGTATGGGCTATGCCATGACGGCCGCCATGTACGCCGCTAGAGGTATTGAAAAGGCTTTCGAGAAGGGTGATTACTCGGTCGAGACTCTGTGGGACATAAACCTCGGGTATATGAGGAGCACTGGTGCAAAGCAGGCTGGCCTGGACATACTGAGGATATACCTCCAAACCCTGACAAACGAGGAGGTAGAGTGGGCAATGAGGAACGGGCTTGCTAACGTTGACAACCTAGTGGAGGCTAGCACCCAGGGCGAAATAAAGAGGCTGAACCTGACGCTCCTCGAGAAGGCTAAGGTCCTCGCCAGGCTGCTCGGAAGGCCTACGAAGCTCATGGAGCTGCTGACAGTAGCCGAGTATATGTCGAAGGTTAAAAAGCTATACTACGAATACCCGGAGAGGCCAGACGGTCTCCCAAGATGGGTTGACAGGGTGGAAACACTTTATAGGGAGTATAAGGCTCGTCTCGGCATCGATTGGTAG
- a CDS encoding GNAT family N-acetyltransferase, which translates to MNREAQGSQEGVRIRKARAQDIPIVMEINLESLPENYWYGFYKYILDNWGEAFLVAEVGGEIVGYAMSRVEQTSDPVLLGMKDELEGDKSVIDKILDAIRNQLSEERPVGHLVSIAVRPGFRGRGIGSKLLSATVRVMKNVYRVDAIFLEVRVSNMPAIRLYEKFGFRKVRRIKGYYRDGEDAFVMVKRLL; encoded by the coding sequence ATGAACCGCGAAGCACAAGGCAGCCAGGAGGGAGTGAGAATTAGGAAGGCCAGAGCCCAGGATATACCTATAGTCATGGAGATAAACCTGGAGAGCCTTCCCGAGAACTACTGGTACGGATTCTATAAATATATATTAGACAACTGGGGCGAAGCGTTTCTTGTCGCAGAGGTTGGGGGGGAGATTGTTGGCTACGCTATGAGCAGGGTGGAGCAGACATCAGACCCGGTACTCTTGGGGATGAAGGATGAGCTTGAGGGGGATAAGAGTGTTATAGACAAGATCTTGGATGCTATAAGGAACCAGTTAAGCGAAGAGAGGCCGGTGGGGCATCTAGTATCCATAGCTGTTAGGCCGGGATTCCGGGGGCGCGGGATAGGGTCAAAACTGCTAAGTGCTACAGTTCGTGTGATGAAAAATGTGTATAGGGTCGACGCTATATTTCTCGAGGTCAGGGTTTCAAACATGCCAGCCATCAGACTCTACGAAAAATTCGGTTTTAGAAAGGTAAGGAGAATTAAAGGGTACTACAGGGACGGTGAGGATGCGTTTGTCATGGTGAAAAGGCTGTTATGA
- a CDS encoding NAD+ synthase, with protein sequence MAVNYKVSLDDVVDIDYNGVRQAITQFLRKYLEASGASGYVLGVSGGVDSSLALALAVDAVGSGRVTALIMPDREVTPERDVEDALRLVRSFGVEHAVIDISPIVMVYISALPIFEDEEKDRVPVGNLRARIRANILYYYANKLGKLVLGTGDRSEYLIGYFTKYGDAACDVAPLTVLYKSQVRRLAELIGVPRDIAYKPSSPRLWKGHEAEAELGLSYNEIDVILYSRFDLKIPWEEIPRATGLERAKVERVRLLHEASSHKRSPPASPDLGEIKKHYKQHAGKK encoded by the coding sequence TTGGCTGTTAATTATAAGGTTAGTTTAGACGATGTTGTTGACATAGATTATAATGGTGTAAGACAGGCAATAACACAGTTTCTCAGGAAATACCTTGAGGCCTCGGGCGCCTCAGGCTATGTGTTGGGTGTGAGCGGGGGTGTTGACTCAAGTCTTGCACTAGCCCTTGCGGTGGACGCTGTTGGAAGCGGTAGGGTTACGGCCCTTATAATGCCCGATAGGGAGGTTACTCCGGAGAGGGATGTGGAGGACGCTTTAAGGCTTGTCCGGAGCTTCGGGGTTGAGCATGCTGTAATAGATATTTCACCTATAGTAATGGTGTATATTTCGGCTCTTCCAATTTTCGAGGATGAAGAGAAGGATAGAGTCCCGGTAGGAAACCTCAGGGCAAGAATACGCGCGAACATACTCTACTACTATGCTAACAAGCTGGGCAAGCTTGTCCTGGGCACGGGTGATAGGAGCGAGTATCTCATAGGCTATTTTACTAAATACGGCGATGCTGCCTGCGATGTGGCACCGCTCACAGTCCTCTACAAATCCCAGGTTAGAAGGTTGGCTGAGCTAATAGGTGTACCTAGGGACATCGCTTACAAGCCCAGCAGCCCAAGACTCTGGAAAGGTCATGAGGCTGAAGCCGAGCTTGGCCTATCATACAACGAGATAGACGTAATTCTGTACTCGAGGTTCGACCTGAAGATCCCCTGGGAAGAAATACCCCGTGCAACGGGGTTAGAGAGAGCTAAGGTAGAGAGGGTCCGGCTACTCCACGAAGCCAGCAGCCACAAGCGGTCACCCCCCGCCTCCCCAGATTTGGGCGAAATAAAGAAGCACTACAAACAGCATGCGGGGAAGAAATGA
- the coaBC gene encoding bifunctional phosphopantothenoylcysteine decarboxylase/phosphopantothenate--cysteine ligase CoaBC, translating into MSDYVTHPSMDILSEVNNYIEGKTIVLGVTASVALYRSLDLARWLLRRGARVITVMTPEAAKLVSPEMFHWASGGPVYTGFTGGVEHISIARAASAMVVAPATLSTLAKIAHGVVDNPVALAAVSIMGYGKPVIAVPAMHGNMYESPQAREVVDRLRSQGVLVVDPKIEGGVAKYPDTHAVGRITAAQARKGLRDLEGIRALVTLGSTREWIDRVRFISNPSSGVMGLEAALELYARGAEVDVVAGYTSVEIPHLFNTVKTETTEDMAAAVEELTSKREYDAVVAAAAPVDFRPAGAFEGKIRSGQRLVLELEPTPKVLEGIARRPKVLVAFAAEYVDNLDSLRDPALEKMEKYDADLVVANRVGVEGVGFASPLLDVLMLDKSGEAVLKGSFHKEIVAAVIADEIAKLLSR; encoded by the coding sequence TTGAGCGACTATGTTACACATCCTTCCATGGACATCCTGTCGGAGGTCAACAACTATATTGAAGGAAAGACGATAGTCCTGGGTGTGACGGCTAGCGTCGCCCTCTACCGCTCGCTAGACCTGGCTCGCTGGCTGCTGAGAAGGGGTGCTAGGGTAATAACTGTTATGACGCCGGAGGCCGCTAAGCTAGTATCGCCGGAGATGTTCCATTGGGCTTCTGGCGGGCCTGTATACACCGGGTTCACCGGGGGGGTCGAGCACATATCAATAGCCAGAGCCGCCTCCGCCATGGTTGTGGCTCCGGCTACACTCTCCACCCTGGCTAAGATCGCGCATGGGGTAGTTGATAATCCTGTGGCTCTAGCTGCCGTGTCGATAATGGGGTATGGTAAGCCTGTTATTGCTGTCCCGGCGATGCATGGCAACATGTATGAGAGCCCCCAGGCTAGGGAAGTTGTAGATAGGCTCAGAAGCCAGGGAGTGCTAGTTGTTGACCCCAAGATTGAGGGGGGAGTGGCGAAGTATCCTGATACTCATGCTGTGGGAAGGATAACAGCTGCTCAGGCTAGGAAGGGCCTCCGCGACCTCGAAGGCATTAGGGCGCTCGTGACTCTCGGCTCCACGAGAGAGTGGATTGACAGGGTCCGGTTTATATCCAATCCCAGTAGCGGAGTCATGGGTCTTGAGGCGGCTCTTGAACTCTATGCCAGGGGCGCCGAGGTCGATGTGGTGGCAGGGTATACAAGTGTTGAGATACCTCACCTGTTTAACACTGTGAAGACGGAGACTACCGAAGATATGGCGGCTGCGGTTGAGGAGCTGACAAGCAAGAGGGAGTATGACGCTGTGGTTGCAGCGGCTGCCCCGGTAGACTTCAGGCCAGCCGGGGCTTTCGAGGGCAAGATAAGGAGCGGCCAGCGGCTGGTTCTCGAGCTTGAGCCGACACCCAAGGTCTTAGAGGGTATAGCTAGGAGGCCGAAGGTTCTGGTGGCATTTGCAGCAGAGTATGTGGATAATTTGGACAGCCTGCGGGACCCTGCTTTGGAGAAGATGGAGAAGTATGATGCAGACCTGGTGGTGGCTAACAGAGTGGGTGTCGAAGGTGTAGGGTTCGCCAGCCCTCTTCTAGACGTTCTTATGCTTGATAAGAGTGGGGAGGCTGTGTTAAAGGGCTCCTTCCACAAGGAGATTGTCGCCGCAGTTATAGCGGATGAGATAGCAAAGCTGCTATCGAGATAG
- a CDS encoding aldo/keto reductase produces MPLFPIDYNDFKPIGKTKERLSAVGLGTWAIRDYSSALESYVYAIERGINHIDTAEMYGAGEAERFVGKVLRSVGRDRVYVVTKLYPFRFRDPDEAVKAARASAERMGVSYVDIILIHWPDPQTPIKDQVKSLEAIAEAGLARYIGVSNFSKEQLEEALTATKKHEIVVNQVKYSVLDRRAEELIPLAVEKSILLEAYSPLERGHVAEVRLLAKIGRQYGKTPVQVALNFIVSRPNFIAIPKAERREHVDEILGSLGWRLKPEDIELIEEKL; encoded by the coding sequence CTTTTCCCTATCGACTACAACGACTTCAAACCAATCGGCAAGACGAAGGAGCGGCTCTCAGCAGTTGGCCTGGGCACCTGGGCTATCAGGGATTATTCCTCGGCGCTGGAATCCTATGTCTACGCGATAGAGAGGGGTATAAACCACATAGACACGGCTGAGATGTACGGGGCTGGCGAGGCCGAGAGGTTCGTGGGCAAGGTGCTAAGGAGTGTTGGCAGGGATAGAGTTTATGTTGTCACCAAGCTCTATCCCTTCAGGTTTAGAGACCCCGACGAGGCTGTGAAGGCTGCGCGGGCCAGCGCCGAGAGGATGGGGGTTAGCTACGTAGACATAATCCTTATACACTGGCCAGACCCACAGACGCCCATTAAAGACCAGGTTAAAAGTCTAGAGGCCATAGCAGAGGCTGGTCTAGCACGCTATATTGGTGTGAGCAACTTCTCTAAGGAACAGCTTGAGGAGGCTCTTACCGCTACTAAAAAGCACGAGATAGTGGTTAACCAGGTTAAGTACAGCGTGCTCGACAGGCGCGCCGAGGAGCTAATCCCCCTGGCCGTGGAGAAGTCTATACTCCTCGAGGCTTACTCGCCTCTGGAGAGGGGTCATGTAGCCGAGGTTAGGCTTCTGGCTAAGATAGGTAGACAATACGGCAAGACGCCCGTTCAGGTGGCACTTAACTTCATAGTGTCGCGTCCAAACTTCATAGCGATACCGAAGGCCGAGAGGAGGGAGCATGTCGACGAGATTCTAGGCTCATTGGGGTGGAGGCTGAAGCCCGAGGATATAGAGCTTATAGAGGAGAAGCTGTAA